Within the Syngnathoides biaculeatus isolate LvHL_M chromosome 13, ASM1980259v1, whole genome shotgun sequence genome, the region ATTGCGAAACGAGTTGGAGTCATTTTGGTATTCTGGAGTCCAAAGGTTTGCGCTCTGTTGAGCTTGTCTGCCCAACTGTCATTTATCTCTCACCCCGCTGTCAAACATTAACAGACTCTTGTTTTGCATGCGCTCCGTTCAGCTTGACGAGCTGTCATGACCGAGCTGAGCGGGAAGGTCCAGAGCGTCCTGGGTCCGCTGGACCCGGACCAGCTGGGCCCAACCATGACCCACGAGCACCTGACCATGACCTTCGAATGCTGCTACGTCCCCCCGCCGCCGGAGAGCCGCCCGATGGCCGACGACCCCTTCCAGTCGCGCCACGCGCACTGGCTGAGGCAGAACCCGTACATGTGCCGCCAGAACCTGTTCCTGTGCCAGGAGACGGAGGCCGTGCGAGACGAGCTGCTGGCCTACAGGAAGGCGGGCGGGGGCAGCGTGGTGGAGAACACCACCACGGGCATCGACCGGGACCTGCCCACCCTCAGGACCCTGGCCAAAGACACCGGGGTCAACATCGTCGCGGGGGCCGGGTTCTACGTGGACGCCACGCACTCGGACGACACTCGCAAGATGAGTGTGGAGAAGGTGCCGGTGCAAAACGCACTTACAAGAAAATACGACTGACTGAGTTACACCACaaaagtatacagtacacaaataaTCGGGTGGTGGTGGTAGGGACCTTAGATATTgggtttaaaaatacaaaacggAGGGGGAAAAATCCTCCAAAATGAGGGTAAATAAATATTGAGTATAAGAATACACTAGAATATAAAAGTATTACAGTATCACACATCAAaagatacacaaaaaaaaaaaacatggaaaaaaatgttatgtaaaaaaatttaggagaaaaaatatccaaaaacaTAGAAGGGAAAAAACcctacaaaaatatataaaaacagaaaatatgtaaaCCTTAGTAAAACCAGAAATTCCAGGAAAAAATACCCATTTGGACcaaaatatatatctaaaaaaattgaaaatgcattagaaaaaaaaatcacaaatactttaaaataattaaaaatcaatataaaaaaatggtatttggaaaaaatcaagtatacagaaaatgaaaagaaatatgtatgaaaataaaggataaaaatacaaacaaatagcTTTCTCtacacaacaaaaaatacaaaatgtaacaCAGCCATCCATCACATcttttttcttagccacttatcctcacaagggtcgcgggagtgctggagcctatcccagctgtcaacgggcaggaggcagggtacaccctgaactggttgccagctaatcgcagggtacatcgagacaaacggctgcactcacaatcacacctatgggcaatttagagtgtccaattaatgtcgcatgtttttgggatgtgggaggaaaccagaatgcctggaggaaacccacacaggcacggggagaacatgcaaacttcacacaggcgatcgaacgggatcgaaccagggtcctcagaactgtgaggccaacgctttaccaactgatgcacaaaacaaaatagaaacagacacaaaaatattttgaaacttGAAACTAGCCAAACtatacccccaaaaaatacaaatttgagaAGGCACTGCTGTTCATGAAAATACACCAATTTTGTCTCTTAACGCCTCTGTAGAATGATTCTCTTACATGGACTTCAATTTGatttaagaaacaaaaaattaacCAGAAAATGCTCCTCTGACAGTTACTTCTAGTTGACCTAGTTTCGTACCTTCCTTgcccatatttggctaagaccgccCTTTTCATCTGACTGGATGCCTCTGCGTGGAAGGCCCACTCATTACTTCAGAAAGAAATTGTGGCACTGGCTTGAAAGCAGGAGTTCTGAAACACCATAAAGACATTTTCCCATCGCATTCCTAATTGGAGAATAAgtttttcatgttgttttcatttttatgcactttaaaaaaaaaaaatcattgttatTTTCTTCTAGTTTCCAGAATGAGTCTTAATTTTGGCCGGTGCAATTGTCGTGAAAGGTCCGGATTGTTTTGGCCTTCTTTGTTCCACAAAACTCAAAGTTTGTCACGCCGACTTCGCCACACCTCGTTTGTGTTCCAGCGCCGGTGATCGATTTTTGTCCGGATCGTCAGTGGACGCCGCGTGCGCTTTGCCCGATAGTTTAGTGTCTGCCGTGAATCAATCCCGCTTTCCTTACCAGCTCACGGACGTGATAGTTGGCGAGGTCCTGCACGGCGCCGACGGCACGGGTATCCGCTGCGGCGTGATCGGCGAGATCGGCACCAGCTGGCCCATCACGGACAGCGAGCGTAAAGTGTTGCGGGCGACGGCGTACGCTCAGGCCCAGCTGGGCTGCCCCGTCATCATCCATCCCGGCCGCGACGCCGCCGCGCCGGCCGAGGTGGTCCGCGTCCTCCAGGAGGCGGGGGCCGACATCGGCAAGACGGTGATGTCGCACCTGGACAGGTGAGGAGCTGGAGCTTAGGtagtgctgcgctaatgctagtgccgtgctaacaaAGCCGGGTAAaaacatcactgagacacggcggtAACACGCtaatgcagcgctaacagggccggaccggtaaaagtcacttcctcggcaagtatattccatcggtctcacttttaccttttccgctcgagtgcccccttgtggccattagaaaaaaatgcacaaattagccgcatcaccgcataaaccgcagggttgaaatcgtgtgaaaaaagtcgcaggttgtaggctggaaattacggtacattttatttttcttttgttagtGGCTCCTGCCaccgtttttaaaaaatgattattatttttttcaatatggtGTCTTGTTGTGGCACCGCAGGACCATCTTCACGCACGGCGAACTGCTGGACTTCGCCGAACTGGGGACTTACATGGAGTACGACCTCTTCGGGGTGGAGATCCTCAACTACGTCTTCAGGCTGGACGTCGACATGCCCAGCGACAGCCAGAGAGTCGCCGCGTGAGTCCGGCACACCGCAGGACTTCATGCTAAATATACGTTAGCGTAATTccaggcctacagagcgcacctggttacaaggctcaccgagtacatttgtaaaggaaataccatttggtacacacatatgccgcagctgtgtaaaagccacagaaaaagtttaacgatagcgtggcgctaacgctaacagggccggttaaaataaaacttaccgttAAATAGcattgagacacgccagtaacacagcaccaacacactagcacagcgctaacgttagcgcagcTCTAAccgggccagtaaaagtcacttcctcttcacatatattccgccggtctcattcttaccttttacgctctagtgcccccttgtggctgtctgaaaaatgcacaaattaaccgcatcaccgcataaaccgcagggttgaacgcgtgtgaaaaaagttacgGCTTCTCGGCGGGAAATTgcggggcagcacggtggagcagctggaaagcgttggtctcacagttctgaggacccgggtttgatcccagtcccgcctgtgtggagtttgcatgttctccccatgcctgcgtgggttttctccgggtactccgatttcctcccacatccccaaaacatgcgacaataattggacactctaaattgaccgtaggtgtgatcgttaatgcggctgtttgtctgcatgtgccttgcaattggctggcgaccagttcagggcgtaccccgcctcatgcccgttgacagctgggatagactccagcactccctgccaccctcgtgaggataagcggcgaagaaaatggatggatggattattagtGGTCGTTTGAAAACTCCTTTATGATTattgagatatatatatgtgtgactTTCGCCTGAAGATATACAACTCGATTCTTGAGACGTTTTtgtggaaatattttaaattctttttaaatttttaatcttGGAATTATGCAACAtttgaatctgtttttttttcccattctatacagtttattttattgtaactTTTTACTAACTTAACTTtaataatttactttttttccccacttctctaataaatgacttaaaaacaaaactatatcCTGGCAagagtgggattttttttccacaaaaacgtCTCACTTTATTCCCCCCAAAACTTAAATATTGGTTTTAATGTATACAGGCTGGAAGATCACAGtgttgacaaacaaaaaaaatatacgaTAACTCCTGTGATACAAATTAATGTCTGTAAGATTGTGATTTCGCAAActtgtacatctttttttcctggGAAGAACATTCCGTTCTATTTTAgagaaatgtatgatttctttccCTTTTGAAGTACAAAGCTGTATTCCCTAAGATggcctattttttatttttattttttgcaaatatatgACAAAGACTGTGCAT harbors:
- the pter gene encoding phosphotriesterase-related protein, with the protein product MTELSGKVQSVLGPLDPDQLGPTMTHEHLTMTFECCYVPPPPESRPMADDPFQSRHAHWLRQNPYMCRQNLFLCQETEAVRDELLAYRKAGGGSVVENTTTGIDRDLPTLRTLAKDTGVNIVAGAGFYVDATHSDDTRKMSVEKLTDVIVGEVLHGADGTGIRCGVIGEIGTSWPITDSERKVLRATAYAQAQLGCPVIIHPGRDAAAPAEVVRVLQEAGADIGKTVMSHLDRTIFTHGELLDFAELGTYMEYDLFGVEILNYVFRLDVDMPSDSQRVAALALLVREGYEDKIVIAHDIHTKDRLSKYGGHGYSHILRNIVPKMLRRGISRAQVDKILVENPKRWLTFK